A genomic region of Hypomesus transpacificus isolate Combined female chromosome 19, fHypTra1, whole genome shotgun sequence contains the following coding sequences:
- the aldh1a3 gene encoding aldehyde dehydrogenase family 1 member A3, which translates to MAQNGTTVNGVSEGRPAMPFPQPVKVQEIRHNKIFINNEWHTSIKGRTFPTFNPATGVKICDVEEADKADVDKAVEAAKAAGQRTSPWRKMDVSSRGRLLHKLADLIDRDRVLLATLETMDSGKPFLHAFFIDLDGSIKTLRYFAGWADKIHGKTMPVDDSFMCFTKHEPIGVCGAIIPWNFPLLMFMWKIAPALCCGNTVVVKPAEQTPLTALHVGALIKEAGFPPGVVNIVPGFGPTAGAAIASHMGIDKVAFTGSTEVGQLIKEAAAKSNLKRVTLELGGKNPCIVFADSDLKLAVEESQKGAFFNQGQCCTAASRVFVEESVYQEFVRRSVESAKNIIIGDPLDPRTSHGPQIDQQQFDKILELIESGKREGARLECGGVAIQDTGLFLQPTVFSDVGDHMRIAKEEIFGPVQCIFSFKSQQEAIERANSSEYGLVAAVFTRSMDRALAVTAALETGTVWVNCYNALHAQAPFGGYKMSGNGRELGEYALAEYSEVKAVTIKLSETL; encoded by the exons ATGGCCCAAAACGGAACTACTGTGAACGGAGTCTCGGAGGGGAGACCCGCTATGCCGTTCCCTCAGCCTGTCAAAGTTCAGGAGATCAGACACAACAAG ATTTTCATTAACAACGAATGGCACACTTCGATTAAAGGAAGGACGTTTCCGACTTTTAATCCCGCAACAGGTGTCAAAATCTGTGATGTTGAAGAAGCCGACAAA GCAGATGTGGACAAGGCGGTGGAAGCTGCCAAGGCGGCGGGACAGAGAACATCGCCGTGGCGGAAGATGGACGTATCCAGCCGGGGAAGACTCCTGCACAAACTCGCTGACCTCATCGACAGAGACCGGGTCCTATTGGCG ACCCTGGAGACCATGGACTCGGGGAAACCCTTCCTCCATGCTTTCTTCATAGACCTGGATGGCAGCATCAAAACCCTCCGGTACTTTGCTGGCTGGGCTGACAAGATACATGGCAAAACCATGCCCGTGG ACGACAGCTTCATGTGTTTCACCAAACATGAGCCTATCGGAGTCTGCGGAGCCATTATCCCT TGGAACTTTCCCCTACTGATGTTCATGTGGAAGATAGCTCCAGCCCTGTGTTGTGGAAACACCGTGGTAGTCAAGCCCGCTGAGCAGACACCTCTCACAGCCCTGCACGTCGGGGCTCTCATCAAAGAG GCTGGTTTCCCCCCTGGAGTGGTGAACATCGTGCCAGGGTTCGGGCCCACGGCGGGGGCCGCCATCGCCAGCCATATGGGCATCGACAAAGTGGCTTTCACCGGCTCTACGGAG GTAGGGCAGCTGATCAAAGAGGCTGCAGCCAAGAGCAACCTGAAGAGGGTCACCCTGGAGCTGGGGGGGAAGAACCCCTGCATTGTGTTTGCTGACTCAGACT TGAAgctggctgtggaggagagTCAGAAGGGAGCGTTCTTCAACCAGGGCCAGTGCTGCACTGCAGCCTCCCGCGTCTTCGTGGAGGAGTCTGTCTACCAGGAGTTTGTACGCCGCAGTGTAGAGAGTGCGAAGAACATCATCATAGGAGACCCACTGGACCCACGGACATCTCATGGACCTCAG ATCGACCAGCAGCAGTTTGATAAGATCCTGGAGCTGATCGAGagtgggaagagggagggggcccGGCTGGAGTGTGGAGGTGTGGCCATCCAGGACACAGGTCTGTTCCTCCAGCCAACTGTCTTCTCTGATGTCGGAGACCACATGCGCATTGCTAAGGAGGAG ATATTCGGTCCAGTCCAGTGTATATTCAGCTTTAAGAGCCAGCAGGAGGCCATTGAGCGGGCCAACAGCTCTGAGTACGGCCTGGTGGCAGCAGTGTTTACCAGGAGCATGGACCGGGCTCTGGCCGTGACGGCTGCCCTGGAGACCGGAACAGTCTG GGTGAATTGCTATAACGCCCTCCATGCCCAAGCTCCCTTCGGAGGCTACAAAATGTCAGGAAATGGACGAGAGCT GGGTGAGTATGCTCTGGCGGAGTATTCTGAGGTGAAAGCAGTGACCATCAAACTGAGTGAGACACTGTGA